A genomic region of Pyrus communis chromosome 14, drPyrComm1.1, whole genome shotgun sequence contains the following coding sequences:
- the LOC137715907 gene encoding (R)-mandelonitrile lyase 1-like yields the protein MEKSTTAAILLLLYFFGFCPQPGVPSFANPSDDLDFSYMKFVRNATDLPLQEEYDYIVVGGGTAGCPLATTLSANYSVLLLERGNIPSAYPNVLHANETLANFMQEDDGKTPTQRFTSEDGVANLRGRILGGSSMINIGIYSRADSEFYEKSGIKLDMNLVNNSYEWVENTVIFRPNVTRWQSVVKDAMLEAGVRPDNGLTLDHILGSKVTGTLFDNRGKRHGAVELLNKGHPKNLRVAIHATVERIIFSSEASGLSAKGIIYSDSNGRSHRALIRGKGEVILSAGAIGSPQLLLLSGVGPKSYLLSCKIPVVHPQPYVGQFMRDNPRNYITILPPFQVEPSTAQVVGITSDYYIETFSGLPFSTQAFSLFPSPTIPMTINSSFGQIVVKFPGPLSYGSLKLQSSYDVKVAPNVKFNYFAQEADLSRCVSAVRKMGDLLKTNSLKPYKAQDLPGLEGFNLFGPPLPVNQSDDASFETFCRDTVASFWHYHGGCLVGKVVDEDLRVMGIKALRVVDGSVFNLSPGTNPQATLMMLGRYVGVQMLEERSE from the exons ATGGAGAAATCAACAACGGCTGCTATATTATTGCTCTTGTACTTTTTTGGGTTCTGCCCTCAACCAGGGGTTCCCTCATTCGCCAATCCATCTGATGACCTTG ACTTTAGCTACATGAAATTTGTACGTAACGCAACTGATCTACCATTACAAGAAGAATATGACTACATTGTTGTGGGAGGGGGCACGGCAGGGTGCCCGTTGGCAACAACTTTATCTGCAAACTACTCCGTTCTCCTTCTAGAAAGGGGCAATATTCCATCAGCATATCCAAATGTGTTGCATGCCAATGAGACTCTTGCAAATTTCATGCAAGAAGATGACGGTAAGACGCCGACCCAGAGGTTCACATCAGAAGATGGTGTGGCTAATTTAAGAGGACGGATCCTAGGCGGGTCAAGTATGATCAATATTGGCATATACTCAAGAGCCGACAGTGAATTCTACGAGAAATCAGGAATTAAATTGGACATGAACTTAGTCAATAATTCATATGAATGGGTTGAAAACACTGTAATATTTCGTCCGAATGTAACACGCTGGCAATCTGTTGTGAAAGATGCGATGTTAGAAGCTGGTGTTCGTCCAGACAATGGACTGACTTTGGATCACATTCTGGGAAGTAAAGTCACGGGTACGCTCTTTGACAATCGTGGAAAAAGACATGGAGCTGTGGAACTGCTAAATAAAGGACATCCAAAAAACCTGAGAGTTGCAATTCATGCCACAGTAGAGAGGATCATTTTCTCTTCCGAAGCATCAG GTTTGTCAGCTAAAGGAATCATATACAGTGATTCTAACGGGAGGTCTCATCGGGCATTGATACGTGGTAAGGGTGAGGTTATATTGAGTGCAGGTGCAATTGGAAGTCCTCAACTTCTACTACTTAGTGGTGTTGGCCCAAAATCTTACCTTTTATCTTGTAAAATCCCAGTTGTTCACCCACAACCTTACGTTGGGCAGTTTATGCGTGATAATCCTCGTAATTACATTACCATTTTGCCCCCGTTTCAAGTAGAACCTTCTACTGCACAGGTTGTTGGTATCACAAGTGATTATTACATAGAGACTTTCTCCGGCTTGCCATTTTCTACTCAGGCCTTTAGTCTTTTCCCTAGTCCAACTATTCCCATGACCATAAATTCAAGTTTCGGGCAAATTGTTGTCAAATTTCCAGGACCCTTGTCCTACGGTTCTCTTAAACTGCAATCATCCTATGATGTCAAAGTTGCTCCAAATGTCAAATTCAACTACTTTGCACAAGAGGCAGACCTTTCTCGTTGTGTTAGTGCCGTGAGGAAAATGGGTGatttattaaaaacaaactCATTGAAACCGTATAAGGCTCAAGATTTGCCAGGTCTAGAAGGTTTCAACCTTTTTGGACCGCCCTTACCAGTGAACCAGTCAGATGATGCATCCTTTGAAACCTTTTGTCGAGATACAGTAGCCTCATTTTGGCACTACCATGGTGGATGCCTGGTCGGAAAGGTAGTTGATGAAGATTTGCGGGTCATGGGGATCAAGGCATTACGTGTTGTTGATGGATCTGTATTCAATTTATCACCAGGGACCAATCCTCAAGCCACTCTTATGATGTTGGGCAG GTATGTTGGCGTTCAAATGCTGGAAGAAAGATCAGAGTGA